Proteins from one Chitinophaga oryzae genomic window:
- a CDS encoding SusE domain-containing protein, with amino-acid sequence MKSYIIYLSCILGLLLTACQKDDYRLNTNMQPVPRLTAPADNKYVKLQPTTSASVTFEWDQARAEDGSLVQYEVAFDKPNGDFSSPVARYTSDGGGVQNRLTLSHKDLNSIAGKAGIPSLGVGKLKWTVLAAKGYNIRQAAETKLLEVERPAGFAEVPADMFLTGEATEAGADLSKAMKMKATAPGVFEIYTSLKNGKYHFAARNSGTPATYSWSGSALKEGGETEHTAGTNVYRLRLDFNNAAITVTRINSIGLWFAPLNKFLFELSYQGNSTWAALGQQIVFKQESWGRDERYKFRMAVTGSDGTAADEWIGSSNADNNRPTASSPLSYWELKPIGNNDQWNYCYKFATEADNRNCDVKVYFAPDKNYTHEVIVK; translated from the coding sequence ATGAAATCATATATTATCTATCTCTCCTGTATCCTAGGTCTGCTGCTGACAGCCTGCCAGAAAGACGACTATCGGCTCAATACCAATATGCAGCCGGTGCCGCGCCTGACCGCGCCGGCAGATAACAAGTATGTGAAGCTGCAGCCTACCACCAGTGCCAGTGTTACGTTTGAATGGGACCAGGCCCGTGCGGAAGATGGTTCCCTTGTACAATATGAGGTGGCCTTTGATAAACCCAACGGTGATTTTTCTTCTCCGGTGGCGCGGTATACCTCCGACGGGGGCGGCGTGCAAAACAGGCTCACGTTGTCTCACAAAGACCTGAACAGCATTGCCGGTAAGGCGGGCATCCCTTCGTTGGGCGTGGGTAAACTGAAATGGACCGTACTGGCTGCCAAGGGATATAATATCCGGCAGGCGGCGGAGACGAAGCTGCTAGAAGTAGAGCGGCCGGCGGGTTTTGCAGAGGTGCCGGCGGATATGTTTCTGACCGGTGAAGCTACCGAAGCCGGTGCGGACCTGAGCAAGGCGATGAAGATGAAAGCGACTGCCCCCGGCGTGTTTGAGATATATACGTCGCTGAAAAACGGGAAGTATCATTTTGCCGCGCGTAACAGTGGTACGCCTGCCACCTACTCCTGGAGCGGCAGCGCACTGAAAGAAGGCGGCGAGACGGAACATACGGCCGGCACCAACGTATACCGCCTGCGCCTCGACTTCAACAATGCAGCGATTACCGTTACCCGGATCAACAGCATCGGGCTCTGGTTTGCACCGCTAAACAAGTTTTTGTTTGAGCTGAGCTACCAGGGCAACAGTACCTGGGCGGCGCTGGGCCAGCAGATCGTGTTCAAGCAGGAATCCTGGGGCCGTGACGAGCGTTACAAATTCCGTATGGCCGTGACCGGTAGTGATGGCACCGCGGCTGACGAATGGATCGGCAGCAGCAACGCCGATAATAACCGGCCTACTGCTTCTTCGCCGTTATCTTACTGGGAGCTGAAGCCTATCGGCAACAATGACCAGTGGAACTACTGTTATAAGTTCGCCACAGAAGCGGATAACAGGAACTGCGATGTGAAAGTGTATTTCGCGCCTGATAAAAATTACACCCACGAAGTGATCGTTAAATAA
- a CDS encoding glycoside hydrolase family 76 protein, whose protein sequence is MKCIRYCLVLMTLLSSAACLKEPVDDGPGPNPGKARYVFDWNRIADSSQVSLVGNFWNQAGYFNQNSAGNATFHYWPSAHALDVLTDGYVRTNDAALKARMATLLEGVKTKNGNSYINFFYDDMEWMTLACLRAFEATGDTRYKDAAQLIWNDIKGGWDDVWGGGFHWNKDKSKNYKNTPANAPACIIACRMYGVTRNPDDLAWARKIYQWQKATLVDPTSGVVWDGINQDGSGMVNKTWLFTYNQGVFIGAGVELYKLTGEQSYLNDALRTAGNALGSFTQNNILKDEGGGDGGLFKGVLVRYLMLLITDGSINSSDAARFAGFLQQNAETLWLKGTFRPQILFNSNWQTTNAASDLTTQLSGAMLMEAAAKLKAMGLIK, encoded by the coding sequence ATGAAGTGTATACGATATTGTTTAGTTTTAATGACGCTGCTGAGCAGCGCCGCTTGTCTGAAGGAGCCGGTAGACGACGGGCCGGGGCCTAATCCCGGCAAAGCGCGGTATGTGTTTGACTGGAACAGGATCGCCGATTCGTCGCAGGTGTCGCTGGTGGGCAACTTCTGGAACCAGGCAGGGTATTTCAACCAGAACAGTGCAGGCAATGCCACGTTTCATTACTGGCCCAGCGCTCATGCGCTGGATGTGCTGACAGACGGTTATGTGCGTACCAACGACGCTGCGCTGAAAGCCAGGATGGCCACGCTGTTGGAGGGAGTGAAAACGAAGAACGGCAACAGCTACATCAACTTTTTTTATGACGATATGGAGTGGATGACGCTGGCCTGTCTGCGTGCCTTTGAAGCCACCGGGGATACCCGTTACAAGGATGCGGCGCAGTTGATCTGGAACGATATCAAGGGCGGCTGGGATGACGTATGGGGCGGTGGTTTCCACTGGAACAAAGACAAGAGCAAAAACTACAAGAATACGCCGGCCAATGCGCCGGCCTGTATTATCGCCTGCCGGATGTACGGTGTTACCCGCAACCCTGACGACCTCGCCTGGGCCCGGAAAATCTACCAGTGGCAGAAGGCCACGCTGGTAGACCCGACATCGGGCGTGGTGTGGGATGGTATCAACCAGGACGGCAGCGGCATGGTGAACAAGACGTGGTTGTTTACCTACAACCAGGGTGTGTTTATCGGGGCAGGGGTGGAGCTGTACAAGCTCACCGGCGAGCAGTCCTATCTCAACGATGCGCTGCGTACTGCAGGCAATGCGTTGGGGTCTTTCACCCAAAACAACATCCTCAAAGACGAGGGTGGTGGTGATGGCGGGTTGTTCAAAGGGGTGTTGGTACGTTACCTGATGTTGCTGATCACCGATGGCAGCATCAACAGCAGCGATGCCGCGCGGTTTGCCGGCTTCCTGCAACAGAATGCAGAAACGTTGTGGCTGAAGGGTACCTTCCGGCCGCAAATATTGTTTAACAGTAACTGGCAGACCACCAATGCTGCCAGTGACCTGACCACGCAGCTGAGCGGG